One window from the genome of Paramisgurnus dabryanus chromosome 20, PD_genome_1.1, whole genome shotgun sequence encodes:
- the LOC135787136 gene encoding arylsulfatase I produces MKATWWIGTRNMDVFVFGYCFCLLHGLLKSTVGLSSRKVLGKGKHPPHIVFVMVDDQGYNDVGYHGSEIHTPVLDQLAGEGVRLENYYVQPICSPSRSQLMTGRYQIHTGLQHSIIRARQPLCLPLHVPTLPERLWQAGYSTHMVGKWHLGFCRPECLPTSRGFQSFLGSLTGSGDHFNFQSCDGAEACGFDLHDGDRPAWELSGNYSTRLYTERVKQILKSHNRRKPLFLYVALQAVHTPLQAPAHLLRRYQHLGNRPRRHYAAMVSAVDESVGEIVSELREQGYYDNTVLIYSSDNGGQPLSGGCNWPLRGGKGSYWEGGVRAVGFVHSPFLKKKKRVSQALIHVSDWYPTLLSLAGLPEPDSSHLDGHDVWGAISSDLPCPRTEILFNIDPVSRRHGESDLRLLTFNGFGIWDTGVRAAIRAGDWKLLTGNVGDGDWFTPQTMSGGPHEWQGMEKRRDQRGKSVWLFNITADPYERADLAEVRPEVVKMLLTRLAEYNQTAVPPRNPPDDPMADPQLHGGVWTPWLGDEDPGDHGDDEDSDSVSRKGRHRSSCRVCKLRALFKKVRSRMQRAALFL; encoded by the exons ATGAAAGCAACCTGGTGGATTGGCACTCGCAATatggatgtgtttgtgtttggttaCTGCTTCTGCTTACTACATGGACTACTAAAATCTACAGTGGGTTTATCTTCAAGAAAGGTTCTCGGAAAGGGAAAACATCCTCCACATATTGTTTTTGTGATGGTAGATGACCAAGGCTATAATGACGTGGGGTACCATGGCTCAGAGATCCATACGCCTGTGTTGGATCAGCTGGCCGGTGAGGGGGTGAGGCTGGAAAACTACTATGTTCAGCCCATCTGTTCCCCATCACGCAGCCAGCTTATGACTGGACG GTATCAGATTCATACTGGACTTCAACACTCGATCATTCGTGCGCGTCAGCCCCTGTGCCTGCCCCTCCACGTACCGACCCTCCCTGAGCGGCTATGGCAGGCTGGTTACAGCACTCATATGGTAGGGAAATGGCACTTGGGTTTCTGCCGACCCGAGTGCTTGCCAACCAGCCGTGGGTTTCAAAGCTTTCTTGGCTCACTGACGGGCAGCGGTGACCATTTCAACTTCCAGAGCTGTGACGGCGCAGAGGCTTGTGGGTTCGACCTGCATGACGGAGACCGGCCTGCATGGGAACTGAGTGGGAATTACTCAACGAGGCTTTATACAGAGAG GGTGAAGCAGATCCTGAAAAGTCATAATCGACGGAAGCCTCTCTTTCTGTATGTGGCCCTCCAGGCTGTGCACACACCTCTGCAGGCTCCCGCCCATCTTCTCAGGCGCTATCAACACCTTGGCAATAGACCCCGGCGCCACTACGCTGCTATGGTGAGCGCTGTAGACGAATCTGTGGGGGAGATTGTCAGTGAGCTGCGGGAACAAGGCTACTACGACAACACGGTGCTCATCTACTCCTCAGACAATGGGGGCCAGCCTCTCTCAGGGGGCTGTAATTGGCCCCTGCGTGGAGGCAAAGGCTCCTACTGGGAAGGTGGAGTCAGAGCAGTCGGTTTCGTACACAGCCCATTTCTGAAAAAGAAGAAAAGGGTGAGTCAGGCTTTGATTCATGTCTCAGATTGGTACCCAACCCTGCTGTCTCTTGCAGGGCTACCTGAGCCTGATTCCAGCCACTTGGATGGTCATGATGTTTGGGGAGCCATAAGTAGTGACCTGCCCTGTCCACGGACCGAAATCCTCTTTAACATTGACCCGGTGTCACGCAGGCACGGAGAATCTGACCTCAGGCTACTAACCTTCAATGGTTTCGGGATTTGGGATACAGGAGTGCGTGCAGCCATTCGAGCCGGTGACTGGAAACTTCTGACGGGTAATGTAGGGGACGGGGACTGGTTTACTCCACAGACAATGTCAGGAGGTCCACACGAGTGGCAGGGTATGGAAAAGAGACGAGACCAGCGGGGGAAGTCCGTCTGGCTTTTTAACATCACAGCTGATCCTTACGAGAGGGCAGATTTGGCTGAAGTGCGGCCTGAGGTGGTCAAGATGCTGCTGACCCGACTCGCCGAGTACAACCAGACTGCTGTGCCACCGCGCAATCCACCCGATGACCCGATGGCTGATCCGCAACTTCACGGAGGGGTGTGGACTCCCTGGCTAGGTGATGAAGATCCAGGAGATCATGGGGATGATGAGGATTCGGACAGTGTCAGCAGAAAGGGCAGACACAGGAGTTCTTGCAGAGTGTGTAAACTCAGAGCTCTGTTCAAAAAGGTCCGTAGCCGAATGCAAAGGGCTGCTTTATTTTTGTAG